CTTCATTGAAGGAAGCAACGATTTTGGACTTGGCTGACTTGGTTTCAGCTATTGAAGAAGAATTTGGTGTTTCAGCTGCTGCCCCTGTTGCAGTTGCTGGTGCCGCTGCTGGTGCAGAAGCTGCTCAAACTGAATTCGATGTTGAATTGACTTCAGTTGGAAACGCTAAGGTTCAAGTTATCAAGGCAGTTCGTGAAGTAACTGGTTTGGGATTGAAGGAAGCTAAGGCATTGGTTGACAACGCACCTTCAAACGTTAAGGAAGGTATCTCAGAAGACGAAGCTAACGAATTGAAGGCTAAGTTGGAAGAGAC
This is a stretch of genomic DNA from Weissella soli. It encodes these proteins:
- the rplL gene encoding 50S ribosomal protein L7/L12, with protein sequence MAFDKDSIIASLKEATILDLADLVSAIEEEFGVSAAAPVAVAGAAAGAEAAQTEFDVELTSVGNAKVQVIKAVREVTGLGLKEAKALVDNAPSNVKEGISEDEANELKAKLEETGASITVK